In the genome of Lysobacter sp. 5GHs7-4, the window ATACAGCAGGCCCAGGTCCAGGCCCGAGACGCGCTCGCTGGCGGCATTGACCGGCTGGGCCGAAAGGAAATCGATCTCGCCGGTCAGCGGGTTGCGGGTGAAGTTGGCGCTGCTGCAGAACGGATGGCTCAGGCCCGGCGTGTTGTAGCAGACCGCGAGCTTGGTCGACCCGTCGATGCGCTGGATCGCATGGTCGATCTTGATGTTGTAGTAGTCCAGGGTCAGGGTCAGGTCGGGCGCGAAGCTCGGCGTCCAGACGGCGCCGACGGTCAGGGTTTCGGCGTCCTCCGGCTGTAGCTCGGCGTTGCCGCCGACCGTGGTCAGGACCGAATTGCCCAGTTGGGTGTAGCCCACCGGCACGCCCGCGGCCTGGCAGTTCTGATAGATCACCGACGAAGCCGGCTTGCTGCTCCAGCCGCCGCAGGGATCGGTGGTGGTCAGGTTGCCTTCGGACACGCCGCCGAAAAGTTCGGGCACGTTGGGGATGCGGAACGCGGTCGCGTAGTTGGCGCGCAGCTTTAAGGAAGGCACCACCTGCCAGTCCAGACCGACTTTGTAGTTGGTGTCTGCGCCGAACAGGTCGTAGTCGGAGTAGCGCACCGCGGCGTTGAGCGTCAACGCATCGGCCAAGGCCTTACCCTGCAGCAGCGGCACGGCGATTTCGGCGAACACTTCCTTGGCGGTGTACTCGCCGGCGATGCGCTGCTGCTGGTTGGTGTTGGCGATGCCCAGCACGGTCAGCGGATCGGGATCGCGCCAGCCGCGTTCCTTGCGCACCTCCACGCCGGTCGCCAGGCCGACCCAGCCGGCCGGCAGCTCGAACAGCTGGCCGCTGACGTTGGCGGTGAAGCTCTTCTGCTCGTTGCCGCCGCTGTCGCGGGTGGTGAACATGATGTAGTCCAGCACCTGCTGGGTGACGTCGCCGTAGCCCAGGTAGTCGGCGCAGGGAATCGCCGCGCCGGGCGCGTTGCTGCACACGGCGGTGTTCAAGGTCTGATCGACGCGGTCCAGGTTGGCGACCTTGTCGGACCCGTCGATGCCGGTGTTGCGGCCCCAGTTCAGCGCCGCCGACCAGTCCCAGCCGACGCCGAACTTGCCGTCCAGGCCGAGCACCACGCGGAAGGTATCGGTTTCCTGATAGAACTCGCGCGCGCCGGCTTCCTGCAGACGGCGACGCTGCAGCAGCAGGTTCTGCCCGGTCGGGTTGGTGGGATGGTTGGCGGCGATGTTGATCGGCCGGTACTGGCCGATCGCGCCCGGCGTGGCCAGCTGATTGGACTGACGGTTGGTGTACATCAGCTCGGTGAACAAGCGCAGGTCGTCGTTGAGGTTCAAGTTGCCGAAGCTGCTGAAACTCAGGCGCTTGATCGGGTTGACCGCGTTGAGATACGGGTTGCCGTTGTAGTTGTGCTTGGCCGAATAGGTCTCGTAGAAATCGCCGTCGCCGTTCGGGTCCTGGTTGAAGTTGACTCGGCGCCCGTCGGCGAGCACGGCGCGGCCGCCGATGGTGGTCGAGCTGCCCTCGCACACCAGCCGGCCGTCGGACTCGCCCAAGCCGCAGG includes:
- a CDS encoding TonB-dependent receptor, with the translated sequence MYRKRNYLASAIGLVLIAGASHAAHAQAAASDTAVDAAAQDATTIDTVTVTGSHIKRAQISGVGPVTVIDREAIQRSGAISVDTLLQRLPAAAGFAGNQTNAYWADNGYGTTQVNLRGLGINRTLVLLNGRRIVNGGTGANSSVDLNVIPIALIERVEVLKDGASAIYGADAVAGVVNIITKKKFDGVEASVRYGQTFQGDGDETAVDLAWGMSGERGSIMAAINYAEGGTVNMADRAPCGLGESDGRLVCEGSSTTIGGRAVLADGRRVNFNQDPNGDGDFYETYSAKHNYNGNPYLNAVNPIKRLSFSSFGNLNLNDDLRLFTELMYTNRQSNQLATPGAIGQYRPINIAANHPTNPTGQNLLLQRRRLQEAGAREFYQETDTFRVVLGLDGKFGVGWDWSAALNWGRNTGIDGSDKVANLDRVDQTLNTAVCSNAPGAAIPCADYLGYGDVTQQVLDYIMFTTRDSGGNEQKSFTANVSGQLFELPAGWVGLATGVEVRKERGWRDPDPLTVLGIANTNQQQRIAGEYTAKEVFAEIAVPLLQGKALADALTLNAAVRYSDYDLFGADTNYKVGLDWQVVPSLKLRANYATAFRIPNVPELFGGVSEGNLTTTDPCGGWSSKPASSVIYQNCQAAGVPVGYTQLGNSVLTTVGGNAELQPEDAETLTVGAVWTPSFAPDLTLTLDYYNIKIDHAIQRIDGSTKLAVCYNTPGLSHPFCSSANFTRNPLTGEIDFLSAQPVNAASERVSGLDLGLLYQFELAGWDASLNWDLSYLKNYDVRPFLGADEIRYAGKITGGRGSYTQWRWFGSLTLARGPWSGSYSVQYIGSADDINAARGDIGDRAPSVSYHNVQAKYAFSEAFDLSVGIDNLFDKSPPFIQSWTDANTDTMTYDLLGRRWNLKATYRW